The proteins below come from a single Lodderomyces elongisporus chromosome 3, complete sequence genomic window:
- the MNT3 gene encoding alpha-1,3-mannosyltransferase mnt3, with the protein MTSNEQSENFFESILEDLTQPPGNTTTDEEVLPVNAYWKTFFGARYSNVVSNISSWKSIKANNNVFDEEIYIYHNDSDFKSFLHNHHRDYQKTNLSIQKQAVETYDRENATFVMLCRNSDVFSVLEVLQNVEDRFNKKYHYDYTFLNDEPFSDEFIYLISSYVEYGKLNFGMIAKEQWSYPSHLNITAATDLRENFSIKIPYGRSESYRHMCRYYSGFFYKHEMVRRYEFYWRIEPDIKLYCDIDNDLFRFMKQNNKKYGFVISLFEYMETIPTLWTHVVSYINDNKLKPKLLPMLMNDDGYYNLCHFWSNFEIARVDAFDNPEYDKFFQYLDRLGGFFYERWGDAPVHTIGMMLTLDKQDLHWFDEVGYYHPPYTQCPLDSEIYVKNRCVCDQEKDVTWDARFSCINFIMSFLNS; encoded by the exons ATGACCTCAAATGAGCAATCGGAAAACTTCTTTGAGAGCATCTTGGAAGATCTCACTCAGCCACCGGGAAACACAACTACAGATGAAGAGGTGCTTCCAGTAAATGCATAttggaaaactttttttggtg CAAGATACTCCAATGTGGTACTGAATATATCATCATGGAAAAGCATCAAAGCCAATAACAATGTCTTTGATGAGGAAATATACATTTATCACAATGATAGCGACTTTAAATCTTTTCTTCACAACCACCACCGTGACtatcaaaaaacaaatctaAGCATCCAAAAGCAGGCAGTGGAGACTTATGATAGAGAAAATGCGACTTTTGTCATGCTTTGTCGAAATTCCGATGTGTTTTCAGTTTTGGAAGTGCTACAGAATGTTGAAGATAGATTCAATAAGAAATACCATTACGACTATACTTTTCTCAATGACGAGCCGTTTTCTGACGAGTTTATATACTTGATAAGCTCTTACGTTGAGTATGGCAAGCTTAACTTTGGGATGATTGCTAAGGAGCAGTGGTCATATCCATCGCACCTAAACATAACAGCAGCTACCGATTTGCGGGAgaatttttcaatcaagATACCATATGGTCGGTCGGAATCTTATAGACATATGTGTCGATACTACTCGGGCTTTTTTTACAAACATGAAATGGTACGACGATACGAGTTTTACTGGAGGATCGAGCCGGATATCAAGCTCTATTGTGATATTGATAACGATCTTTTCCGGTTTATGaagcaaaacaacaagaaatatGGGTTTGTGATTTCCTTGTTTGAGTACATGGAAACAATACCAACTTTATGGACACATGTTGTAAGCTACATCAATGACAATAAGTTGAAACCCAAGCTTTTACCCATGTTGATGAATGACGATGGGTATTACAACTTGTGTCATTTCTGGTCCAACTTTGAAATTGCTCGCGTAGATGCTTTTGATAACCCAGAGTATGACAAATTTTTCCAGTATTTGGATAGGCTTGGAGGGTTCTTCTATGAAAGATGGGGAGACGCTCCTGTGCACACTATTGGAATGATGTTGACTCTTGACAAGCAAGATCTTCATTGGTTTGACGAAGTTGGTTATTACCATCCACCCTATACTCAATGTCCATTGGACTCAGAAATCTACGTCAAAAATAGATGTGTTTGTGATCAGGAAAAAGATGTCACGTGGGATGCAAGATTCAGTTGTATCAATTTCATTATGAGCTTTTTAAATAGttag